The proteins below come from a single Fundulus heteroclitus isolate FHET01 unplaced genomic scaffold, MU-UCD_Fhet_4.1 scaffold_224, whole genome shotgun sequence genomic window:
- the LOC118559103 gene encoding germinal-center associated nuclear protein-like, with amino-acid sequence MTPSWLTLPTESPPRTSAACRGPPPAEFSQPETRALVPHLGWNSAQHLSWLRGVILSLLLPEWEETPAADCWPDLCSSMFGYAAKIPASRHSQPLLMSRLENLLERVRLQAQHPRPPQSSPADGNTDLEEPGVQIPWEDVVLIFMDHKLKDWQPPGPPTCGDAVTEDGEILVYFPTASLEGFRPPEEWTQAVEKTHREKQQQQERDGATQAPCAPPPAPSPRQRLFQSSVEAPGAPRPRLDVTHSPSAEELLAHKVLQSLEEEQAESKRSLEQLRRWLDGDPLDHLSTPLFMLSSTLLSSPTTMKVAPSGRTQDAAAATQVSSPPHHSFLTFISSSSGLILLVLVFLSSHRPELDQRVDGPSWSKAPPVPLARRLQDLERQILASREEELACRLKLSGLLSIVDD; translated from the exons GACCTCTGCGGCCTGTCGTGGCCCCCCCCCCGCCGAGTTCAGTCAGCCGGAGACCCGAGCGTTGGTCCCTCATCTGGGCTGGAACTCTGCGCAGCATCTCTCCTGGCTGCGTGGCGTTATCCTCAGTCTGCTGCTGCCAGAGTGGGAGGAGACACCTGCTGCAG actgctgGCCGGatctctgctcctccatgttTGGTTACGCTGCTAAGATCCCAGCTTCACGTCACAGTCAGCCGCTCCTCATGTCCCGGCTGGAAAACCTTCTGGAAAGGGTCCGACTTCAGGCTCAACACCCCCGACCCCCCCAATCCAGCCCAGCCGATGGAAACACTGACCTGGAAGAGCCGGGGGTTCAGATTCCCTGGGAGGATGTTGTGCTGATCTTCATGGACCACAAACTGAAAGACTGGCAGCCGCCCGGACCTCCTACCTGTGGAG aCGCAGTGACCGAGGACGGCGAGATCCTGGTTTACTTCCCCACAGCTTCTCTGGAGGGTTTCAGACCTCCTGAAGAGTGGACGCAGGCCGTGGAAAAAACCCAcagagagaagcagcagcagcaggagagggACGG AGCGACTCAGGCTCCCTGCGCGccgcctcctgctccatctcccAGGCAGAGGTTGTTCCAGAGCTCGGTGGAGGCCCCCGGGGCCCCGAGGCCCCGTCTGGACGTCACTCACAGCCCCTCAGCAGAGGAGCTGCTGGCCCACAAGGTCCTGCAGAGCTTGGAGGAAGAACAGGCTGAGAGCAAGAG GAGCTTGGAGCAGCTGAGGCGCTGGCTGGACGGCGACCCGTTGGACCATCTGTCCACTCCGCTCTTTATGCTGTCCTCCACCCTGCTGTCCTCACCGACCACCATGAAGGTTGCTCCTTCAGGCCGGACCCAAGACGCTGCTGCAGCCACGCaggtctcctctcctcctcaccaCTCCTTTCTTAccttcatttcttcttcttctgggcttATTCTGTTAGTTCTGGTCTTCTTGTCCTCCCACAGGCCTGAGCTGGATCAGCGTGTGGACGGGCCTTCCTGGTCCAAAGCGCCTCCGGTACCGCTGGCTCGGAGGCTGCAGGACCTGGAGCGTCAGATCCTGgcgagcagagaggaggagctgGCCTGCAGGCTGAAGCTGAGCGGGCTGCTGAGCATCGTGGACGACTGA